DNA sequence from the Nocardia fluminea genome:
CAACGTCATACCAGATACCGTAGTCTCATTCCGGTATCGTAGTCAACTTCCGATAGGAGTCTCGATGATCACCTCACCCCGCACCGGCAGCGAAGCAATGTCGCTGTTCCTGCCCCAGTCCCCCTTCGTCCAGCACATGGGCATCGAGCTCATCGACATCGACGAAGGCCGGGCCCGCCTGCGCATGCCTTTTCGCGAGGAACTCGTCACCGTCGGCGACATGGTCCACGGCGGCGCCCTCGCGGGCTGCGTCGACATCGGCATCATGGCCGCGGCGTGGGCCGGCGCCCGCCTGCCCGAGCAGCTGCGCGGCGTCACCGTCTCGATGTCGATCGACTTCGTCCAGCCCGCGCACGCCGAGAGCATCGACATCATCGGCACCCGCCTGCGCGCCGGCCGCCATCTCAGCACCTGCCGGGTCGACATCGTCGCCACCGGCGACGAGCGGCTCATCGCGGCGGGCAGCGGTACTTACAAAGTGGGCTGACGCCTGACGCGGAGTTGCTCCACCGGCCTCGGGCGGCACCTCGCAGGTGATCGAACAGCGGGTTTAGTCTCGAAGGCATGGAGTTCCGCATCAGAGCGTTTCTCGTGGCGTCCGGCTTGGTCGTCGGTTCGATGTGCGGTTGCGCCTCCGGCGAGCCCTCCGAGCCGACGAGCACCCGGACCGGTGTGTCCGGCGGGGACTCCGTCGTCACCGAGAAGCTCGACGCACCGTGGTCGATTGCCTTCCATGGCTCCACCGCGCTGGTGAGCGAGCGAGACAGCGCCCGCATCCTCGAAATCGGTGCCGACGGAACACGATACGAGGTGGGGGTCATCGACGATGTCGAGCCGTCCGGCGAGGGCGGGCTGCTCGGCATCGCGGTGCGCGAGGGGCAGTTGTTCGCCTACTACACCGCCGCCGACGACAATCGCATCGAACGATTCGACCTCACCGGGCGGCCCGGCAATCTCGCACTGGGCAGCGGCACAACAATTCTCACGGGTCTACCCGCAGCCACCGTGCACAACGGCGGCCGGATCGCCTTCGGCCCCGACGCGATGCTGTACGCCACCGTGGGCGACGCGGGCAACCGCGCGACAGCCCAGGATCGCGCGTCCCTCGGCGGAAAGATCCTGCGGATGACACCGGACGGGCGAGCACCCGCCGACAATCCCCTCCCCGGATCGCTCGTGTACAGCTACGGCCACCGGAACCCGCAGGGCCTCACCTGGGCCCCGGACGGGCGGCTGCTCGCCGGCGAATTCGGCCAGAACACCTGGGACGAAATCAATCTCATCGAACCCGGCGGCAATTACGGGTGGCCCGAGGTCGAAGGCATCGGCGGGCAGCCCGGTTTCATCGACCCTGTTCAGCAGTGGAAGCCGTCCGAGGCCAGTCCCAGTGGGATGACGAATGCCGGCGGATTCGTCTACCTCGCGAATCTGCGCGGTGAACGACTACGCCGCATCCCGCTCGACGATCTCACCCGGTCGACCGAGCTCCTCGTCGGCGAGTACGGGCGGCTTCGAGACGTCGCTGTCGCGCCGGACGGGTCACTGTGGCTGCTGACCAACAACACCGACGGGCGCGGCGACCCCGCTGCCGGGGACGATCGCATCATCCGCATCGGACTCGGCAACTGAACGCCGAAAAGACTGTGCCGCAATCGTTCACCGTTGCGGATGCAGCACTAACACGGTGATCTCACTCGGTGCGAACACCCGCATCGGCGGACCCCAGTAGCCGGTCCCGCGGCTGGTGTAGAGCTGGGTGTTCGCGTGCCTGCTCAGTCCCGAGACGACCGGCTGATCGAGTCGGACCAGATAGTGGAACGGCCAGATCTGGCCGCCGTGTGTATGTCCGGAGATCTGTAGTTCCACCCCGGCTGCGGCGCTGTCGGTGACCTGTTTGGGCTGGTGGGCCAGCAGGACGACCGGCACCGACGGGTCGGTACCCGCGAGCGCGGCGGGCAGGTCGGGACCGTGACCGGGTACATCGGCGGTGGGGTCGTCGATACCGGCGACAACCAACCGGGCACCGTCGCGGTCGACGGTCCGGTGCGCGTTGTGCAGCGGCTGCCAGCCGATGCCCGCCATGTAGTCGATCCAGCTCTGGGCGTCGTCGAGGTACTCGTGATTGCCGGTGATGTAGAACCGGCCGAGCGGCGCTTCGACGTCGGCGAGCGGGGCGACCTGATCGCGGCGTCGCTCCACCGACCCGTCGACGAGATCCCCCGCCAGACCCACGATGTCGGGCCGCTGCGCGTTCACCACGTCGACGACCGCACGCGACCAGCTCTCCCGGTCGATGGCGGCGAAGTGGGTATCGGTGAGCACCACGACGCGCAGCCCGTCGAGCCCGTCGGCCAAGCCCGGTATCGCGACGTCGACGGTGCGGACCTGCGGCACCCGCCGAGCCTCGTACACCCCGTACCCCGTGAGCACCACCGACACCACCACCACACCCAGCGCCACCCCTTGCGTGACCCGCATCCCGGTGACCCCGGCAATGCGCAGCGCCCCCTGGACAGCCGAACCGATCACCGACCAGACGAACACCACCCACAACACCCCGAGCATGGTGTCACCGGCAATCGCCGCCGGATCGAACTGCGGCGGCCCGTGCCCGAGGAACATAGCGACCGGCAGAACCACGAACCCGACACCGCACACCACGGTCCCGACCCGACACCGCACCCCACTGCGCTTGGTCGGCGCGGCAACCAGCACCCACCACGGCACCGCGAACATCACCGCCACAACCAGCACGATCACCATCAGAAACACAGCGGAGCTCACGAGGTCCCGTTCCACCAAGGCCACCCCGTCCGGGCAGCACACCACACCAGATCATTTCAGTTCAGGTTCAGCGCGGTGCGCTCAGGCGAGGGCGGACGCCTTCCACGCGCCGAGCACATGCGTCAGTACATCTCGGCACGGGAGGCTGCGGGATCCCAGGACCCTCGATCAGATGTCGTCGAAGGTGACCTCGTCACAGCGGAACTCTTGATCGGTGATCGGACCCACGAGGACGACAAAGTCCGGCAGCGCATCCGTGGCCGCTTTGCCGTCATCCAGCAACATTCCGGGCTCCTTTTCCCAGTCCAGCATGTGCACAGTCGCGGCGTACTCCCCCGCGGGCAGTGTGAACGCCTGGGGTGGTTCTTCGTCCGCGTACTTGCCGATGTACTCCACGCCGGTCACGTGCACAGTCCCGTTCGACCGGAACAGATAAGGCTCGGATTCCATCTCGCGGTAGGCGGCTTCCCGCTCGTTCAACTCGGGAGCTGCCGCCGCTGAAAAGCGGACATGCACTCCGAAACGTCCGTCGCACAAGATATTCAGGGGAACGAGGTGGCCTTCGGCCAGGTGCCCCGCTTCATCGGGCTCGATCAACTCCTCTTCCCAGATCGCCTGATCGGTCATATGGGCGAAGGAAGCGGCATCCCATAGCGCGACCCACCCACTGCCGGTCGCGGCGACAGCGCTGAACTCGATGGCGGAAGTTGTTGTCATGCAAGTATTTCAGCAGAGGGCACCGACACCGTCGTCGATCACCTATTTCACCTTGCCGCGGAAGTGGTCGGTGCAACCACCGAACTCTAGAGCTGGTCGAGGATTTCCGCGATCTCGTTGGGGTGCAGGCGGATTCCCATGTGGCTGGTGTCGACTGTGTGGATGTCGAAGGGGTTGGCCGGTGTGAGGGCGTCGGCTTCGGCGATCATCTTGTCTTGCATCTCGGGTGGGATGGCTCGGTCTCGGGACAGGCGGATGTAGGTGCGTGGGATCTTTCCCCAGGTGGCGGCTTGTACGCGTGAATCGGCTGTGAGCACGAGCGGGGAGTCGGCCGGTTCCAGCAGGTTGAGGCAGGCGCGGAATTGGTTGTCGGTGGCGTCGGCCATCAGAGCTGACTTGAGTGCTTGGAGTGTGTTCGGGTCAGCCGTACGCCAGTTGACGGGGGCGGCGGCCACGTCGTGATGGCCGAGGGTTGCCAGATAGGCGGCCACGCTGGGGAGTTCGACGCAGCACCAGGCGGAGATGTAGACGAGCCGGGCCAGGGAATCGGGGATCGCGTTGCCGACCGCACTGATGGTGGCGCCTCCGCCGCTGGTCCCCACGAGCACGACGGGCCCGAACACGGCGACTCGGCGAACGATGGCTTCGACGTGGGAAACGTTGTCCTGCAATGTCACCGCGGCTGTCGGCGCAGGCAGTTCGGTGAGTGCGGTGAGGTCCTGGGGTGCCTGGTAGGACATCGGGAAGTACGCGTCCGGTCCGTGTCCAGGGAGGTCGACGGCGACCGTTCTGTGTCCGCGCAGTCCGAGTTCACGCAGAAGGGGTGTCCAGTACCCGGCGTTGCCGTGCGCACCGTGCACGAACACGAATGTCGGCCGGCCATCCCACGAGTTCGGCAACGGGCTCTCTCCTTCGGCGAACACGGCAGCCACCCACAGTAGCCCGCTGTCCGGCGGGTCGAGAGCGGCATTCGGCGGCGATCCACAGCATGATGGTGGGATGGCCGAGATGGTGAATGTATGCGCGCCCTGCTGATTCTGATCGTTGTGCTGGGAATCGGGCTGGTCGTGGGCGATCGGGTCGCGGTGGTGGTGGCGCAGAACGAGATCGGACGCAAGGTCGCCGCCGAATACACCCTTCCGCAACGTCCGGACGTCGAGATCGCCGGGTTTCCGTTCCTGACCCAAGCGCTCGACGGCACCTATCGCGACATCGACATCCGGATCGGCGACTGGAGCGGGCAGAATATCTCGGTCCACGACCTCGAGGTGGCGCTGACCGATGTCTCCGCACCACTGTCCGACCTGATCAACAACCGCACGTCCGATCTCGTCGCGGCTACGGCCACCGCGACCGCGGTGGTCCCCTACGACGTCGTGCTGGGCTTCGCGCCCGAAGGCGTGGAGTCGATCTCCGACAGCCCCGAAGGGCTGCGCGCTACCGGGACGTTCCCGGTAGCGGGGATCTCGGTGCCGGCGACTGTCTTCGTCACCGTGGCACCGACCGAGGCGGGTATCGAGGTCACTCCGGTCTCGGTCCAGGCGGCGGCGGGCGGGCCGACGATCTCCCTGTCTCTGCTGCGCCGATCCCTGACCTTCGTCGTACCGCTGCAAGCGCTGCCGCTTGGTGCGCGCCTGACCGCCATCGAGCCGGGCGCCGAGGGTCTGCACGTGACCGCGGTTGCCCACGACGTGCGCTTCGACGATCTACCGTGATCGTCGCACCGGCGCGGTAGCTGTGGAAAGGCAGTCAGCTATCCGAGTGCCGGTCGGCGACCCGGAGCGGCGCGCCGACCTGGTGCAGGTGTGTCAGCGCCTCCCGGTACGAGGCGATCAGACCGGTCTCGTGGTAGGGCACGCCGATTTCGGCGCAGTAGTCGCGCACGATCACCTGGGCATGACGCAGGTTCGGCGTCGGCATGCTCGGGAACAAGTGGTGTTCGATTTGATAGTTGAGCCCGCCGAGGGCGAGGTCGGTGACCACACCGCCGCGCACATTACGTGAGGTCAGCACCTGGCGACGGAGGTAGTCGGGCCGGTCGTCACCGGTCAAGGTCGGCATGCCCTTGTGGTTGGGGGCGAAGATGCAGCCCATGTACAGGCCGAACAGGCCCTGGTGGACGGCGAGGAACACGAGAGCCTTGTCGGCGGGCAGCACCACGAACAGCGCCGTGAGGTAGAGGGCGAAGTGGCCGAACAGCAGCGCGCCCTCCCATCCGCGGTGTTTGACCGAACGATTGCTGAGCGCACGGACCCCGGCCAGGTGAAGGTTGAGGCCCTCCAGCAACAACAAGGGGAAGAACAGGAAGGCCTGCGTCCGTCCGATCAACCGTGGCAGACCGCGGCTCGAGCGTGCCTGCTGTTGGGACCAGACCAGGATGTCGGGCGCGACATCGGGGTCGAGCTCCTCGTGGTTCGGATTGGCGTGATGGCGGGTGTGCTTGTCCTGCCACCAGCCGTAGCCGAGGCCGATACCCGCGTTGCCCGCGATTCTTCCCACGAGTTCCGTCGGCTGTCGCAGCCGGAAGACCTGACGGTGCGCCACATCGTGCATCACCAGCGCCACCTGGGCGAACGTCACGGCCATGAACGCCGCGACCAGCAGGGTCCACCACGAGTCGCCGACGAGGACGAACGCGGCCCAGCCGCCCGCGAACGCGGTCCCGACCAGACTCAGTCGCACGGCGTAATAGACAGGGCGCCGGCGCATCAGCCCGGCCTCGGAGATCTTGCGCAGCAGACGGGCGTAATCACCGTCGGCGCCGCGCCGCGGCGACCGTGGAGATGACTCGGGAACCAGAGCGGGTGTCGTCATCTCCCGAAGCTATCGACGGAATTCTCGTCGGCCGTAATCCCTTGGTATGAGATCGAATCGGACTGCGGGGTGATTTTCCGGACGCGCGCACGAGCCGGGGTGACCGACCACAACGTCCGCGCCGTCCGAGCGGACGACGCGGATTCGAGGATTCAACCCTGACGCTCGCGGGTAAAGAAAGCTCGACACCGTTCGCGAATCCGGCGAACGGGGCGTCCTGACGGGCGTTCACAGGGTGGAGAACAGGTTGCTGAAATTGATCGAGCTCATCCGGAGACCGGCACAGTCGACGACCCCGGCCGTGCCCCCTACCTCGGCCGGGTCGCTGCGGGCAGGCGACATCGTGCGCACCGCCAAGCGCAGCTACCGGGTGGTCAGCACCAGTTTCGGCGATGACGCGCGCCGTGCAGGCCGAGTGGTCGCCGACACCGTCGACCTGGTCACCGGACGCCTGCGCGTGCTCGACTTTCCCAGCGCCGACACGATGGTCACCGTCGAAACGGCCTAGTCACTCAGACCGGCCGGTGTCGGACATCGGTGGGATACGGCCGTCCGGGAGCGGTGTACGTATTGTCGGCGGGGACCCCTTCCTCGATCGCGCGACGCTGCTCGACGTCACGCGTGCGTTCGGCGAGGGCGATGTCCCTGGTGCTGAGCACCGACAGGCGGCCCAGCGAGCTCGCGGCGAAGAACAGGATCAGCGCGCCGAGTCCGTAGAAGAACGACAATTGCAGCAGCG
Encoded proteins:
- a CDS encoding LmeA family phospholipid-binding protein, translated to MRALLILIVVLGIGLVVGDRVAVVVAQNEIGRKVAAEYTLPQRPDVEIAGFPFLTQALDGTYRDIDIRIGDWSGQNISVHDLEVALTDVSAPLSDLINNRTSDLVAATATATAVVPYDVVLGFAPEGVESISDSPEGLRATGTFPVAGISVPATVFVTVAPTEAGIEVTPVSVQAAAGGPTISLSLLRRSLTFVVPLQALPLGARLTAIEPGAEGLHVTAVAHDVRFDDLP
- a CDS encoding fatty acid desaturase family protein translates to MTTPALVPESSPRSPRRGADGDYARLLRKISEAGLMRRRPVYYAVRLSLVGTAFAGGWAAFVLVGDSWWTLLVAAFMAVTFAQVALVMHDVAHRQVFRLRQPTELVGRIAGNAGIGLGYGWWQDKHTRHHANPNHEELDPDVAPDILVWSQQQARSSRGLPRLIGRTQAFLFFPLLLLEGLNLHLAGVRALSNRSVKHRGWEGALLFGHFALYLTALFVVLPADKALVFLAVHQGLFGLYMGCIFAPNHKGMPTLTGDDRPDYLRRQVLTSRNVRGGVVTDLALGGLNYQIEHHLFPSMPTPNLRHAQVIVRDYCAEIGVPYHETGLIASYREALTHLHQVGAPLRVADRHSDS
- a CDS encoding metallophosphoesterase, producing the protein MSSAVFLMVIVLVVAVMFAVPWWVLVAAPTKRSGVRCRVGTVVCGVGFVVLPVAMFLGHGPPQFDPAAIAGDTMLGVLWVVFVWSVIGSAVQGALRIAGVTGMRVTQGVALGVVVVSVVLTGYGVYEARRVPQVRTVDVAIPGLADGLDGLRVVVLTDTHFAAIDRESWSRAVVDVVNAQRPDIVGLAGDLVDGSVERRRDQVAPLADVEAPLGRFYITGNHEYLDDAQSWIDYMAGIGWQPLHNAHRTVDRDGARLVVAGIDDPTADVPGHGPDLPAALAGTDPSVPVVLLAHQPKQVTDSAAAGVELQISGHTHGGQIWPFHYLVRLDQPVVSGLSRHANTQLYTSRGTGYWGPPMRVFAPSEITVLVLHPQR
- a CDS encoding alpha/beta fold hydrolase — translated: MPNSWDGRPTFVFVHGAHGNAGYWTPLLRELGLRGHRTVAVDLPGHGPDAYFPMSYQAPQDLTALTELPAPTAAVTLQDNVSHVEAIVRRVAVFGPVVLVGTSGGGATISAVGNAIPDSLARLVYISAWCCVELPSVAAYLATLGHHDVAAAPVNWRTADPNTLQALKSALMADATDNQFRACLNLLEPADSPLVLTADSRVQAATWGKIPRTYIRLSRDRAIPPEMQDKMIAEADALTPANPFDIHTVDTSHMGIRLHPNEIAEILDQL
- a CDS encoding PQQ-dependent sugar dehydrogenase, with translation MEFRIRAFLVASGLVVGSMCGCASGEPSEPTSTRTGVSGGDSVVTEKLDAPWSIAFHGSTALVSERDSARILEIGADGTRYEVGVIDDVEPSGEGGLLGIAVREGQLFAYYTAADDNRIERFDLTGRPGNLALGSGTTILTGLPAATVHNGGRIAFGPDAMLYATVGDAGNRATAQDRASLGGKILRMTPDGRAPADNPLPGSLVYSYGHRNPQGLTWAPDGRLLAGEFGQNTWDEINLIEPGGNYGWPEVEGIGGQPGFIDPVQQWKPSEASPSGMTNAGGFVYLANLRGERLRRIPLDDLTRSTELLVGEYGRLRDVAVAPDGSLWLLTNNTDGRGDPAAGDDRIIRIGLGN
- a CDS encoding PaaI family thioesterase, with the translated sequence MITSPRTGSEAMSLFLPQSPFVQHMGIELIDIDEGRARLRMPFREELVTVGDMVHGGALAGCVDIGIMAAAWAGARLPEQLRGVTVSMSIDFVQPAHAESIDIIGTRLRAGRHLSTCRVDIVATGDERLIAAGSGTYKVG